One genomic region from Ovis canadensis isolate MfBH-ARS-UI-01 breed Bighorn chromosome 24, ARS-UI_OviCan_v2, whole genome shotgun sequence encodes:
- the TFAP4 gene encoding transcription factor AP-4 isoform X1: protein MEYFMVPTQKVPSLQHFRKTEKEVIGGLCSLANIPLTPETQRDQERRIRREIANSNERRRMQSINAGFQSLKTLIPHTDGEKLSKAAILQQTAEYIFSLEQEKTRLLQQNTQLKRFIQELSGSSPKRRRAEDKDEGIGSPDIWEDEKAEDLRREMIELRQQLDKERSVRMMLEEQVRSLEAHMYPEKLKVIAQQVQLQQQQEQVRLLHQEKLEREQQHLRTQLLPALAPTHHPTVIVPAPAPPPSHHINVVTMGPSSVINSVSTSRQNLDTIVQAIQHIEGTQGQEEEQRRAVIVKPVRGCPEAHASDTASDSEASDSDAMDQGREEPAGNGGLP, encoded by the exons ATGGAGTATTTCATGGTGCCCACTCAGAAGGTGCCCTCTTTGCAACATTtcaggaaaacagagaaagaagtgaTAGGAGGGCTCTGTAG CCTGGCCAACATTCCACTGACCCCTGAGACTCAGCGGGACCAGGAGCGGCGGATTCGGCGGGAGATTGCCAACAGCAACGAGCGGAGGCGCATGCAGAGCATCAACGCGGGCTTCCAGTCCCTCAAGACCCTCATCCCCCACACAGATGGAGAGAAGCTCAGCAAG gcaGCCATTCTCCAGCAGACAGCAGAGTATATCTTCTCCCTGGAGCAGGAGAAGACCCGACTCCTGCAGCAGAACACACAGCTCAAGCGCTTCATCCAG GAGCTGAGCGGCTCATCCCCCAAGCGGAGGCGGGCGGAGGACAAAGACGAGGGCATTGGCTCGCCGGACATCTGGGAGGACGAGAAGGCGGAGGATCTGCGGCGGGAGATGATCGAGCTGCGGCAGCAACTGGACAAGGAGCGCTCGGTGCGCATGATGCTGGAGGAGCAG GTCCGCTCCCTGGAGGCCCACATGTACCCGGAAAAGCTCAAGGTGATCGCACAGCAggtgcagctgcagcagcagcaggagcaggtcCGGCTGCTGCACCAGGAGAAGTTGGAGCGGGAACAGCAGCACCTGCGGACCCAG CTCCTGCCCGCTCtggcccccacccaccaccccacgGTGATAGTGCCAGCGCCggcaccccctccctcccaccacatCAACGTCGTCACCATGGGCCCCTCCTCGGTCATCAACTCTGTTTCAACGTCCCGGCAAAATCTGGACACCATCGTGCAG GCGATCCAGCACATTGAGGGCACCCAGGGCCAGGAGGAGGAGCAGCGGCGAGCCGTCATCGTGAAGCCGGTCCGCGGTTGCCCCGAGGCCCACGCCTCGGACACCGCCTCCGATTCGGAGGCCTCAGACAGCGACGCCATGGACCAGGGCCGGGAGGAGCCGGCAGGGAACGGGGGGCTTCCCTGA
- the TFAP4 gene encoding transcription factor AP-4 isoform X2, producing MQSINAGFQSLKTLIPHTDGEKLSKAAILQQTAEYIFSLEQEKTRLLQQNTQLKRFIQELSGSSPKRRRAEDKDEGIGSPDIWEDEKAEDLRREMIELRQQLDKERSVRMMLEEQVRSLEAHMYPEKLKVIAQQVQLQQQQEQVRLLHQEKLEREQQHLRTQLLPALAPTHHPTVIVPAPAPPPSHHINVVTMGPSSVINSVSTSRQNLDTIVQAIQHIEGTQGQEEEQRRAVIVKPVRGCPEAHASDTASDSEASDSDAMDQGREEPAGNGGLP from the exons ATGCAGAGCATCAACGCGGGCTTCCAGTCCCTCAAGACCCTCATCCCCCACACAGATGGAGAGAAGCTCAGCAAG gcaGCCATTCTCCAGCAGACAGCAGAGTATATCTTCTCCCTGGAGCAGGAGAAGACCCGACTCCTGCAGCAGAACACACAGCTCAAGCGCTTCATCCAG GAGCTGAGCGGCTCATCCCCCAAGCGGAGGCGGGCGGAGGACAAAGACGAGGGCATTGGCTCGCCGGACATCTGGGAGGACGAGAAGGCGGAGGATCTGCGGCGGGAGATGATCGAGCTGCGGCAGCAACTGGACAAGGAGCGCTCGGTGCGCATGATGCTGGAGGAGCAG GTCCGCTCCCTGGAGGCCCACATGTACCCGGAAAAGCTCAAGGTGATCGCACAGCAggtgcagctgcagcagcagcaggagcaggtcCGGCTGCTGCACCAGGAGAAGTTGGAGCGGGAACAGCAGCACCTGCGGACCCAG CTCCTGCCCGCTCtggcccccacccaccaccccacgGTGATAGTGCCAGCGCCggcaccccctccctcccaccacatCAACGTCGTCACCATGGGCCCCTCCTCGGTCATCAACTCTGTTTCAACGTCCCGGCAAAATCTGGACACCATCGTGCAG GCGATCCAGCACATTGAGGGCACCCAGGGCCAGGAGGAGGAGCAGCGGCGAGCCGTCATCGTGAAGCCGGTCCGCGGTTGCCCCGAGGCCCACGCCTCGGACACCGCCTCCGATTCGGAGGCCTCAGACAGCGACGCCATGGACCAGGGCCGGGAGGAGCCGGCAGGGAACGGGGGGCTTCCCTGA